A region from the Drosophila ananassae strain 14024-0371.13 chromosome 2L, ASM1763931v2, whole genome shotgun sequence genome encodes:
- the LOC6499437 gene encoding peptidoglycan-recognition protein LB isoform X3 — MTALGLVLLSMMGYSQHMPANMDNGAGTARLLSRSDWGARLPKSVEHFEGPAPYVIIHHSYMPGVCFSTLECMKSMRDMQDFHQLERGWNDIGYSFGIGGDGMIYTGRGFNVIGAHAPKYNDKSVGIVLIGDWRTELPPKQMLDAAKNLIAFGVYKGYIDPTYKLLGHRQVRDTECPGGRLFEEISSWPHFTKLNTTEATTTQAPVEPHVHPQPPIAKSQPAAPKA; from the exons GCCAGCACATGCCGGCGAATATGGACAATGGAGCGGGCACTGCTCGACTACTATCCCGCTCCGACTGGGGCGCCCGGCTGCCAAAATCCGTGGAGCACTTCGAGGGCCCAGCCCCCTACGTGATCATCCACCACTCGTACATGCCGGGAGTCTGCTTCAGCACGCTGGAGTGCATGAAGAGCATGCGCGACATGCAGGACTTCCACCAACTGGAGCGCGGGTGGAATGATATCGGATACAGCTTCGGCATAGGCGGAGATGGCATGATCTACACCGGCAGGGGCTTCAACGTCATCGGAGCGCACGCCCCCAAGTACAATGACAAGAGCGTGGGCATTGTCCTCATCGGAGACTGGAGAA CTGAACTCCCGCCCAAACAGATGCTGGATGCGGCCAAGAACCTGATCGCCTTCGGCGTGTACAAGGGCTATATTGATCCCACCTACAAGCTCCTGGGTCACCGGCAGGTTCGGGACACCGAGTGCCCCGGCGGCAGGCTCTTTGAGGAGATCTCCAGCTGGCCGCACTTCACCAAGCTGAACACCACCGAGGCCACTACGACCCAGGCGCCGGTGGAGCCCCACGTGCATCCCCAGCCACCAATTGCCAAATCGCAGCCAGCAGCACCCAAGGCCTAG
- the LOC6499437 gene encoding peptidoglycan-recognition protein LB isoform X1, whose translation MECYSQHMPANMDNGAGTARLLSRSDWGARLPKSVEHFEGPAPYVIIHHSYMPGVCFSTLECMKSMRDMQDFHQLERGWNDIGYSFGIGGDGMIYTGRGFNVIGAHAPKYNDKSVGIVLIGDWRTELPPKQMLDAAKNLIAFGVYKGYIDPTYKLLGHRQVRDTECPGGRLFEEISSWPHFTKLNTTEATTTQAPVEPHVHPQPPIAKSQPAAPKA comes from the exons GCCAGCACATGCCGGCGAATATGGACAATGGAGCGGGCACTGCTCGACTACTATCCCGCTCCGACTGGGGCGCCCGGCTGCCAAAATCCGTGGAGCACTTCGAGGGCCCAGCCCCCTACGTGATCATCCACCACTCGTACATGCCGGGAGTCTGCTTCAGCACGCTGGAGTGCATGAAGAGCATGCGCGACATGCAGGACTTCCACCAACTGGAGCGCGGGTGGAATGATATCGGATACAGCTTCGGCATAGGCGGAGATGGCATGATCTACACCGGCAGGGGCTTCAACGTCATCGGAGCGCACGCCCCCAAGTACAATGACAAGAGCGTGGGCATTGTCCTCATCGGAGACTGGAGAA CTGAACTCCCGCCCAAACAGATGCTGGATGCGGCCAAGAACCTGATCGCCTTCGGCGTGTACAAGGGCTATATTGATCCCACCTACAAGCTCCTGGGTCACCGGCAGGTTCGGGACACCGAGTGCCCCGGCGGCAGGCTCTTTGAGGAGATCTCCAGCTGGCCGCACTTCACCAAGCTGAACACCACCGAGGCCACTACGACCCAGGCGCCGGTGGAGCCCCACGTGCATCCCCAGCCACCAATTGCCAAATCGCAGCCAGCAGCACCCAAGGCCTAG